Proteins co-encoded in one Deltaproteobacteria bacterium genomic window:
- a CDS encoding RidA family protein: protein MSGKIEARLKDLGIVLPPPAKPAANYVPTVRTGNLVYVAGQVPMVEGKFEYQGKLGKDYSVEEGQACARLVATNVIAQLKEACGGDLDRVRQAVKLNGFVNCTPEFVEQPHVINGASELMIEVFGDNGRHARSAVGVTSLPFGVAVEIDGVFEVE from the coding sequence ATGTCTGGAAAAATCGAAGCACGCTTAAAAGACCTTGGAATCGTATTACCACCTCCGGCCAAACCGGCCGCCAATTATGTGCCCACCGTACGCACTGGCAACCTGGTTTACGTGGCTGGGCAGGTGCCTATGGTCGAGGGCAAGTTTGAGTACCAGGGCAAGCTTGGCAAAGATTACTCTGTTGAAGAAGGGCAAGCATGTGCTCGGTTGGTAGCCACCAATGTGATTGCGCAGCTTAAAGAAGCTTGCGGCGGCGACTTAGACCGCGTGCGCCAAGCGGTGAAGCTCAATGGCTTTGTGAACTGTACGCCTGAGTTTGTAGAGCAACCTCATGTCATCAACGGCGCTTCAGAGCTAATGATTGAAGTGTTTGGCGATAATGGTCGCCATGCACGCTCTGCGGTGGGCGTAACCAGTTTGCCCTTTGGTGTGGCTGTAGAGATCGATGGTGTGTTTGAGGTAGAATAA